In Labrus mixtus chromosome 9, fLabMix1.1, whole genome shotgun sequence, the DNA window TAAATGAGGTCAAAGACATAAACCTAGTGCAAAAGCATGTCAAACATGTACTTGCTGCCACCACTAGATGGCGGTCATGACAAGGTGATGGAAATGGAGTGCACTGCAGAAATCCAACACTCTGCACAGCCCCCATCTTTAAATAGCTCTCTGAATAGAGTTGCAACATAACATACATGAGACGTGTTTACTAGCACGAGCATGCAGGTCCCTTACCTTCAGAGACTGCCTTTTAGTCACGTAGTTTTCTGAGTGGAGTAACTTCTCATACTCGCTGAAGAACTACAGAGGgcgaaaagagagagagagtcaggtataatagagagagggaggggagagaaaacCTGCCAAGTGGTGGTTTTCATGAGGCTTCTACATCTTGTATAACAACACAGTGATAGGAAAATTAAAGATTAGCCCTCGCAGACTGTCGTCGCCTTTGTTTCCAACGCCTACATATGATGTCAATAATGATCGGTTAGGGATTGTTAGGGACGCCGTGAAAGCCACAGATTAAATTTATGTAAGCggaagaagaacaaagaaacGTTCATCTTGTGGTTTTTTGAAACACTCCAAAACTTCAAATTAAGGCCCAGCGCCGAACAGGGCTCAAGTGTGATCccgttcattttctccatagcggatttgattattagccatgatgtcataaccatcacaggtagactgaccacgagctacctgtgtgaaacgatggtttatgctccattaggagacacaagtttgtctgatatcaacctcgttttaatctctctgattggtggagctcgctgttaccatgacaatgtCCCCCCCCTCGGTGTAGATGCGAAGGGATAGTTTTGCTAGCAGGCTAGTGAACAGTATAAACACGATAACAACGACTGaatttacatttaagaagaagagggatcatgtgcaatgcattatgggatgtgtagttccttcaCAGCCTTCTAGTCGTCTGACCACTCAATGCACAGAACATcagaacattttcacatgttGACAACAAACGTCAGCAGTCAGGACGCTgtacttcctctcctccacgGAGCAGATTTAAGGTATGAATAACTTCGGGTAACCCATCCCGTATTAATATCAGGTTTCAGTTTATTATAGACTTACTCTGTCGTAATGTTGCTCCAGGAACTCTGCACTCAGTAGCTTGTGTCTTGTGAGGAGGTCCTGCAAACAGACGGTTCAGATTAGGagacagaaatgtaaacattttggaTGTGACTCCTCCCATTTTGGCGGGAATTatctttagagaaaaaaaaagaaacaaataattttcacggctcgtggctctgctctcactgtgtgcagtcgtacgacaaaaatatcaaacatgccagaaagaTCATCAGACCGGTCGAGAGCAGCTGATCAGGCCGTGATCAACTTCCCGATTAATGACGTGCAATTGGGCTGAAATTCGTCCCGACTTCAAAATCAGCTGTACTACTTAAAATGGCTGTCTGAAATAGTACAGTGTACGCCCCACTCAGGCGCCAACAGCTGAACAAGTTAGGCGACTTACTTTGAAAGTGGCAAATGCGTCCGAGGCGATATCGAATGTGGACATCTCCACGTATCGGAAGAAGTCATAAAACTGCTCCGACCACAGTGTGATCTTGGCCAACGGCTCGTGTCTGATGCACTCCCTCAGCATGATCCCGCAGTTTAGGGCGATCTCTGGAGACTCGTACCTGCACACACCAGAAGGACTTGTCATCATACTGGAGCagaatacatttacacacacacacacactcattcattcaaaacaaataacaaagcagATATGGAAATTTGTTAAGCCGTAATCATCATAAACGTTTCTgtatatccccccccccccctttagaCGAGCTAACAGAGCGGAGAGGTGCAGAGGAggacagcatgttttttttcattctagTATTTCTGGCCTTTTCCAAGAAACCGAACCCCGAGCGGTTAGAGGACAGGAAGGTTGGTGAAGGCTATTGCATCACTACACCAAAAACAACCAACGGTCCACGCTAACTATAGCAGTGAGCACACCCTTTTCCTGTGGACTGTAACATACTTGGATATTTACAAGCAataaaaaggctgtttcttcttcttttatactTCTTAAGATTTGTAGTAGAGCTGCAGGATCTTGGAAAAAGCTGACAATGCaatatgaaaaaatacagaaaatcaaaCCGGATgaatgcagtgtgtgtttttatgcacaTATGAGGTCTGCATGATGTTTGGTTACTTTGGTCAAAATTACAAATAACGTAATTAAGTGTGGTAAATACACAGAAACTAAAGAGTGCACGTTAGCTACAACtgttctgctgttcttcatgtttacaCAATAGCTGTTTTTCTCTAAACCACTAAATTGGAAGCAGTTCATCTGAGGGTAGCGGACCGTTCGCTTTGGCTTCCTGGTGTTGAAGCATGGCCACTAAACATGGGCCTCCATCAATCCGGTTAAATGTGCACATACTGAGTAAGAAATACATATCATAGGCTCTTGATCGTGATAAATTTAGACTCTTGCGATTTATTCTGCAGCCCAAATTTGGAGGACAATTCAGCCAAGGAACCAAATCAAATATCTGTAGCCCTCTGCGTTTAagaactaagctcagccgtcatcatgtctttgtacattcatactGATTCCACGATTGCGTAATATTGAGGTCCAAGTCTGTGAAGTCACTTTGGGTGTGAGCATTTGCAGAAGTACgacacagcgggagctccacaaacacacacaatcagacctgtgctcccccgctggctccaATGTAACTGTCTCGTCTCTgcaacgcctctgttactacctctgaagacggttcAGAGGGGGGAAAATCATCACCCCATTGCGCGTCAGCGACATTCAGATTGCAGGTGAAGCATCACAGtggcttgaaacggcagtctgaacaGTCGGAATGTAGTACTTTCTTCTAAAAGAACTACAActgaaaatcacaaaaacatttcacttttaatcaaataactttttttaacgcctttattgtagagatcgGACAGTGGCTagggttggaaatcagggagggagggagagagagcgagagagagagagagagagagagagaggaatgattcaggacaggagccacaggtctgactAAAATCCTGGCCACCTGTGTCGAGGACTACATCCTCTGGGGTGCGCACCCCCCAAACATCAAACTTTAAACAGCAGTTAGACAACCTGTGTCTCTCATTTCCTATTTGAGGGGACGCTGTTagtcttttcatttatttgttgacAGATATTGGACATACAAGATCAAGAGGGTAATGAGAATCTAAATGATGGATTGAGGATCACTCTTAGTGTTAATGTTCATGGACCTCCTTACCCTTTAAGCAACATGAAGAGGATGTTCTGCTGCGTGCACAGGTATTCCACTGTAGGTGTCCGTGTGCCAATCTGACGCCTCAGGATGTTGTTGAAGATCTGAGCCACATCTTTTTTACCCTGAAGGTCACAGAATAAAGAAGAAGTTAATGCATAGAAATCAAAGATTACAAAagacagaggtcaaaggtttGAAACACACTCCCACACGTGTGTCGAAACATGCAGAATAAGGAACGACTGTATTTTTAATACAGAAATCTATGCTGTTTCAATCAgccttctttttcattttcagtgctttggtgagcagagaggaaagaTAGATTTCTCCTAAAGATAATGACAAATAGCTAAGATCATAGAGTcttaataacaacaaaacattgtgcaaaaatggcacaaaaaaaaacattctctggGGTGCTGgcggcgcagtggttagtgcgagcgccccatgcatggaggctggtCCTCTGGGCGGGCgtcccaggttcgaatcccacctgtggctcctttcccgcatgtcattacccactctctctctctccctggttacACACTTGTAATTGGATTTTTGTTTTACCAGCTATACTTTTGAACATGGCGGGCGGGTGAGAGAAggtaaaagaggaagagagagttcACACTACACGGTGAGTCATGCTGTGATAGGATGAGTCAGGGaagcctgcagcagcagttACCACACCACTCTGACATATTGCAGTGAGACACTGAGTTatcaacatgtcaacattgGCAGgtttctagagaatttcaggcGGAGTCAGTTTTTCTtaggtaagacatgacgtatAAAGTGGTGGACGAAGTggcagagtcctctatacgacgctataaagagaatatgtgtctttatatcaatgctacgtgtagctcaacagaatcacaatctgaactaaagagtgaagaagaacatactggagaacaggaaacataatgcagcaggttcattagagcgtGGAGATTGTAGAGGTggcgtcaccaccccctcccactcgctccaggtgaattctcctgattatatcctgctgcgttctcacatcagctcactctgacattACGCAGACAAAATACTAAGAGGCTGGGGGAGAAACTCCACAGAGAataatttggctgtttgcgttcacacatgcagctcacctcaaaaacatcaggagttttgtgcaagtgtgaaagcatcCTTATCATAAAGAGAAGACAGGGAAAACGTCACTCTATGAGGGACACGTGTGActaagcaactcaggaagatttctgATGCAGACTGTCCTGAAATTTGCTAGAAAATAGCTACGGTAACCACTTTCCCGTCTCAAGTGCACTGactaaacattttctctctctcactcctgtGACGCATGAAGTCTCACCTCAAAGTCGATGAGCTGCAGATCTGCTATCAGGGTGCTGAGCAGGCCGCTGTTGTAGAGCTCCTGGGCTAGCTGAGCCACTGCTTCTGTTTGGGGCTCTTTCTCGTTAGTCCCGTACAGGATCTCCTTCATGGCCACCAGGCTTTTTGACACCTCCTCTGTGGCCTGAATCACATGCACATGATACACACAGGTAAGGCTGAGCAATATAGAAAAATAGGCTTGTGGAAACCAGACACTTTTATTATTAAACACATAAGAATTGCCTGAGGCCATATTGTCTAACCATTACAATTGTAATGAGTGAATGTGCAGTAGTCACATCACAGGAGGTGCGATTTTAGTCACATTAGTCAAGAGCATCTTGCTGccccttttttttgctgtttgatgcatttttattaCAATCTTATATCGACCAAgtcaatgttttaatgttttcttaactTTGTAAAGAACCAGTATGGGGATGGTTTTGTCACCTAGCCGACACAAAAAACTACCAAAGAGCAAATAATGATTCAAACAAGTCACAATGTGATTTAAATGACATCCTGTTGACATTTCAGAGTGAATGACTCCAGTAAGGTAAAGAGGAACAAATCGAGTGGCATGATTCCTACCTTCTCTGCCTTTTTGTCAGAAATGTCATGCTTCTCGAGCACCGTCATGCTGTCCTTAAGGTTCTTGACGATGTCCGCCGGTGACTTGTGGGACTTGCCAAAGGGGAAAGGCATGGCGGAGCGTTACCACGAGCAACCAGGCAGCGGACTGTCCACCTGAGGAATGACATGACAAAAACTGGATCAGAACatgtaaagaagaagaagaggggtgCTGCTAGCTAAGGCAGACGGCTCGAATTTAAATCCaagctgtggctcctttcctgtgtctctctccctgatttctgactgtaaCCACtccaaataaagacagaaaaagctcaaaaagaaaacctgaaaaaaaaggaagaagagacttaaaggtagagtcagcagaCATGTGTGTTGCAggttgtaaacacaacattcaaactgggcccctcctgcTGGGCTCATCACCCCCAGAAGCTCTCACTCTCTGCAGGAcatagtgtgtatgtttactgcttgtaaaATCTACCTACGGGTACCAATAAAGTTACCTTACTCCTAAACCTTACCTTTcccaaccaaaacaaaccagaacagtaaaatccagtcagaggacagggtctctgcagacacagtcaccaccacatgatggagcagctttactttagtaTAAGTgtaatctgtattttatttttaggaagaagctactgactctatctttaaagCATGCTAACCACCAAAAGGGATAGAAAAAGACAACCACCAGTCTTGCTGTACTATATTAAAATGTTAGCAAACTATTTTTTGCTAAATGTTAGCCAAGGATAACTTTGAATCAAATACAGTGCCTCTTTCCTTCAAAGGATGAAAAGGAACCAAACGCAGCTAGGGAAATTtcccacacacaacacaacataacagAGCCGTTGGATCCTCTTGTTCTGAACTTAAGCTCTCAGGCTTTTCCTCAGATTTCCATCCCTATTACAGAGCGTCAAAAAAGACAGCAGACCCCGAGAGAAAAACAGGTATTGCTGTTGGAGCTTATCCCCAAAAAAGGTACTATTGGCCAGCCAATTTTCCACCACTGGAGCCCAGCGCTTTAAACTGAGAGTAATATTACTCTGCTGTGGTCACCTTAAGCAGGGAATGGTTTCATGACTGGCACATTTTAAGAAACCCAAAGAAATGCCCCATTAGCTCCTCCTCTGCAGGCGGCTAGCCCCGAGTGTGGAGCGTGGGTTGAGGCCTTGTAGGGAACTAATTGTTTGTGTTAACAAACAAATCTCTATAAAAACGCAAAATGGGGAAACATGCAGGAAAAAGTGATCTAGATCTGACCTTTCCAAGCATCATTTAGAAATATTAAAATCAGCTCAATACTCTGGTCTGGTTAGTAAATGATTAATCATGCTGTGTCtgctatgacatcatcagccatgACATAGTCTCAGATCTTTGTTTGACCCACACCCTGAACAGTGAACTCCAGCAAACACACTGTCAATGAACTTCCTCAGATGATTTAAATCAATACGCTTGTTTTCATAGTATACCCCACAACGGCTATTTTACCCAGGATAAAACCAACCCCACAACAGAATACACGGCAAACAGAGATAAAGTAAAGGGGGGGATGCAACTGACAGATGTCACATCCATATCTCGCAGCCACTCTTATTTAACTGCGTTACACAACAAGAACTCTTATCTGCACAAGTCCCTGACCCACCCAAGTACCTTACTTTGGGGCTTAAGTGCACATgagtacaacacacacacacacacacacacacagcagtctaAACTTACTTTCTTTTTACCCATTTAGTAGATGAAGTTGGAAGAAATACTACGTTTTTCCAAAGCCAAAGACAGAAATACAATGATATAAACTGTAAGCCAAATGTCTTGACATTTAAAGATAGAAACATCAACACATTTATCTCCTTAAGTCACTCAGATGTGCATTAAAAAGAGGAATATAACACCAACCTGTTGCCAAGATGGGATCCTCTAAACTGTGAACACAAACCCTGGAGCAGTCACACTCTTCCTCTTATGTCTTGGCAGGCAGTCCACATTTAGAAAGCAACGCTGTGGGGGCCAGGAATATAAACCAAGCAGCACCCAAGTGGGAGGTGCACTCCACCTTTCATATATGATGTGTCATGTGTGACTGAGCTGCAACATAAAACACGTCCCCAGATTCACTGGTGACCCATGCACGCACTTCAGTTGTGCTTGCTTACATGTTTATTAAtctagaacacacacacacacctagactTCACCAGGTGGCCAAATCCGTCTTTCGCAGAGGCTAATGCTCGTTAATGTAgccagcagccagcagcagagCCGCCTCTGTACTCCTGACCCGCTTCACTGTCAGTGACGCAAATAGGGTTGAGACACATATGGCAGGTTCACAATCAGCTGGTCACCTACAATGACTCCGTTACTAATCAGGCATCGAGTGAAGGAGTGGGCCGGACTTTTCCATGACCTAACCCAGCATGGCCCAGTGGAGAGTAAGGAAAGTCCACTCCAAGGTATAATAGTTTGGTTTCATTAGTTTTAAtcttaattttgtttttaagatttttaattGGATTTCAATTAGAGCTGGGGATTGTCAAGAACTTCACAATTCAATTAGATTTCAATGGGTCACGATTCAATGATCCCCCTCCCCACACATATTCAAGACTGCACTGACCCGGCCACATTCAAGACGAAGACATTtggggatcgagaccgagtcaagaccaagactgagacaaaaccgggtaaaaatgcttttgatcctgagaccttcaaaacttTGTCTTGAGACTAAAACTGATTTCGAGTACTAAAACACTACCAGTAGGTCCAAATTTATATAATGGGCCCCCACACCCCATCCCTCAGCAtgcacatcaacaaaaacatcgATATAACTAAACCCACTGTCAGTCTGGCCCTTTTCGACAAATTCAGAATTTATCTCAAGCTAGAAAATAAATAGCTGCTTCAGTGTGACAACAAATTGACAAAAGGCTTTTACAAAGGAAGCAATTAAAAGTGATACTGCAAAATAAACCACCTGTCATAACCACAGGTCCCAATTTAGGAATCTCGTAttgtcatgtggtggacactgaagcttcagtgtttatccagctctgcatcggtctgtaaacctttctgtgttctaacctctctccatttttcaaaatcatctccaatattgatcccagtttgagcacgtttctgctcgtggagcttattagaaacatgcagaggctttttaggtcgggtacaatcacttctatctgaaccacttctcttgcccgc includes these proteins:
- the cab39 gene encoding calcium-binding protein 39, with product MPFPFGKSHKSPADIVKNLKDSMTVLEKHDISDKKAEKATEEVSKSLVAMKEILYGTNEKEPQTEAVAQLAQELYNSGLLSTLIADLQLIDFEGKKDVAQIFNNILRRQIGTRTPTVEYLCTQQNILFMLLKGYESPEIALNCGIMLRECIRHEPLAKITLWSEQFYDFFRYVEMSTFDIASDAFATFKDLLTRHKLLSAEFLEQHYDRFFSEYEKLLHSENYVTKRQSLKLLGELLLDRHNFTIMTKYISKPENLKLMMNLLRDKSRNIQFEAFHVFKVFVANPNKTQPILDILLKNQTKLIEFLSKFQNDRTEDEQFNDEKTYLVKQIRDLKRPAPQEA